DNA from Thermococcus argininiproducens:
CTGAAGGGTGATCTCTGGGGCGATAACCCCGAACCGCTTTGCGGTAGGGGTAATGGGCCTAAGACCGGGCCTGCGGGCTGAACTGAAAGGGGCAACCCAAGTAAGTGATGGGCCCGCAAACCGAACCGCTCATGGCGAGGGGTTAATCCTCACCCTTCAGGGCGGGGAGGAGGTCAGTAGATAGTATGTTGGATTTTTGTATTTCCTTTTCTACACTTATTTGCATCTCTGCAAAACTTTAAAACATCTGAACCCAACATTATTAGGGTGGCCTAAAATGAGAAAGATAATAATATTTTTGATAATCATGCTTTCACTCTCTTCCCCAGTCATAGCTCAAGAAAGACCACTAGTAATCACAAGCATAGCTCCGATAGCAGAAATAATTAGAGAAGCCTTTGGGGAAAGTGTTCAAGTGGAATATCTTGTCCCTCCAGGGGTTGATCCACACCAGTACCAACTTACTCCAGAACAAATTGAAAAAATTCAGAAGGCTGATGTTATACTCACGATTGGTCATTTACCAGCTGAAGAAAAAATAGAGGAGATTGAGAAAGAAGGAATCTTGAAGGGAGAAGTTTTGGGCATAGAAGATTACCAAAAGCATGGTTTTCATTATCTTCCTGAGAGGTGGTACTATAACAAGAATAACCCTCATGGAGTGTGGCTTGACCCATACAATGCCCTTGCAATTGCTGATGCAGTTAAAGATGTTTTGTCTGCTTTTTATCCTCATGAGAGTTATTTTGATATCCAGTACTCTCTATTTAGAGCTAAGATAGAGGGTATGATTCTTTCTTATCAAGCTCTTAACATAACGGGAAAAAGAGCAATAGTTGAACTTCCTTCTCAACAGTATGCAGTGGAATGGATGGGGATGGAAGTTGTAAGTTCAATAAGACCTGAAGAGGAAGTTCCGGCTAGAAGTGTAGATGAGCTTTTAGAAATAGCAAAAACTATCGACGTGATAATCTACTCTGAGGATTCTCCTACCTCTTTAAAAGAGGCTGCTTTTGAGCTTTCACGAAGAAGTGGAGTGCCAGCAGTTGAAGTCTCTACGACATGGATAGGCAAGAAATATTCGGAAGTACTTGCCCAAAATTCTGCTAACATTCTCCTAGCATTTAAGGAGCCTCCATATAAAGAAGTTCCTCAGTCTGCAAGCTTGAACACCACTTATATCTTCCTTTCGTTTATAGTGGGTATAACATTGGGAGCAGCTATAGGCGTAATAATAAAGAAATAAAAAGAGATCACTCTCTCTTGTAAGGTTTTCCATCCCACTTGGGAACTCTTACTTTTCCTATTATTCCTGCAACTATGATCAAAGTCACCAGATAGGGGAGTGTTGCCACAAACTGCCATGGAATAACTTTCTGAACTGCTGGTGTTGTCCTGACCCATACTGAGAGGTTGTCAAAGAATCCAAAGATGAATCCTCCTAGAAGGGCTCTTAATGGATTCCATCCACTGAATACCATGTTTGCTAATGCTATGAAACCCCTTCCTGCTGAAAGCTGTTTTGTAACTGTACCGAGCCAATCAACACTCATAAAAGCTCCTCCAAGGCCGGCAAGAGTTGCTCCGTAAACTGTGGCCAAAAACCTATAACGTTCGACGTTAATACCTAACGCATCAGCTGCTTCTGGATTCTCACCTACAGACCGTATTCTAAGTCCTAATGGAGTTCTAAAGAGCACCCAATGGGTCAGCACAGTAATTACTATTGTTATGATGACCATTGGACTTAAACTTCCGTAGGCAGTCTTTATCAGGGGTTCTATTCTAACGTTTGAGGGTACTTGGTGCTGACCTGCTGTTCCCCAATATGCAGGGATTCCAAAGGCTACTATACCTAATGCGAGTAAATTGACACCTATACCCGGTATAACGTGATCTCCCTTTAGATACACTGTTATGAATCCATGGAGCATTCCAAGGAGTGCACCTACAAATGCCCCTCCTAGGAGTCCTATCCATGGATTCCCAGTAATTTCGGCAAAAATAGCTCCAAAAAATGCGCTCATGAGCAGTATTCCCTCATATCCAATATTCACTACACCAGCTCTCTCGCTTACCACTGCTCCCACACTTGTAAGGACCAAGGGGACCATTGTTGTTAATGCTCCTATGAGGGTTGAAATTACTGCATCCATCATTTTCTCACCACCCTTTTCAATAGATCCAAAAGTCCTGGTATGGCGACTGTAACGACTATAATTCCTTGAACCATTCTAACCATCTCTAAAGGAACTCCTGCTTCAATTTGCATAGCTGTAGCTCCAGCTTTAAGCATACCAAAGAATATTCCACTGAATATTATTCCAATGGGGTGGTTTCTGCCCACTAATGAGACTCCAATTCCATCGAATCCGTATCCATAAATGTTTGCCATTCCCTGACTTATTGCATAGCTTGGTGGTCTCCCCATGACTTCAGTAGCTCCAGCTAGACCGCTCATAATTCCGCCTAATAGGAATGACCATATCACTGCTTTTTTGGGGTTTATACCCCCATAACGTGCTGCGCGTTCGTTATATCCACTAACTCTTAATTCATAGCCCAATGTGGTATGCCAGAGAATGTAATATGCTATGAGAGCTGCTGCCACGGAAATGACAAAGGCCCATGATAACTCTGTTCCCCTTATTACTATTGGAAATCTCGCACTTACAGGGACGGCTATGGTTTTGTTTGGGTCATCTGGATTGGGTATCTTCTGAAGGACTATGTATAAGGCAATGAAATATGCCATCCAATTTAACATGATTGTAGAAACAACTTCATTAACTCCTCTAAAGACCTTTAAAAAGGCAGGAATGGACATCCACACAAGTCCCGCAATTATTCCACCAAGAAGTCCTATTAAAACATTTCCCAGAATATTAGTGAAGATAATTGCAGCTATAGCTCCAAAATACACTGTTCCTTCGGCACCTATGTTGAATAAACCAGTCCTTGCACCAAGTCCAAAGGTTAGTGCGGTTAAAATTATTGGCGTTGCTGCACTTAGGGTCATAGCCCATCCATATTTGGAGCCTAATGCACCATCAAAGAGGGCTACATATGCCTCAGTTGGACTATATCCAGAGAATGCCAGTATAATGGCACCTATTAACATTCCTATTATGATGGCTATTAGACTTTCTACAAGAGGCTTAAAGAACCCTTTAATGTTAGCTTTCATGTTTTATACCTCCCATCATTAGTCCTATTTGTTCTTCAGTAACTTCTTCAGGCTTTACGATTCCAACGAACTTTCCTTCATACATTATTGCCATTCTATCACTAAGCTGGAGAACTTCATCCAAATCTGCAGATACTAAAAGAACAGCCTTATTCTCATTCCTAAGTTTTATCAAGTAATTTCTTATGTACTCTGTCGAAGCAACATCAACACCTCTTGTAGGCTGAGATGCTATAATGAATTCTGGTTGTTTGCTCACTTCTCTTGCCACAATAAGCTTTTGTTGATTTCCTCCACTCAAGCTCTTTGCTGGGGACTCTATACTTGGAACCAAGACCTCAAAGTTCTCTACAAGTTTTGCCGCATGTTCCTTAGCTTTATCCCACCTTAGCATTCCCACGGGGCCCCTAAATGTGTCTCTCCAGTGAAGTCCAAGGATTGAGTTTTCAGCAACACTCATCTCGGTTACCAGGCCCATGTGGATCCTATCCTCTGGAATGTGGGCCACTCCAAGATCGTAGAGCTCTTTTGGTGGTCTTCCAGTGATGTCTTTTCCGTTAAGAATGACTTTACCTTTTGCAATTTTTCTTAATCCACTTATGGCTTCTATGAGTTCGGTTTGTCCGTTTCCTTCAACTCCTGCTATTCCAAAAATCTCCCCGGCTCTCACTTCAAATGTCAGGCCCTTTACAGCATCTTGACCTCTGTCCCCTCTTACCCACAGATCTTGCACTTGCAGCACTGGCTTACCAGCTTCTTTTGGAGGTTTCTCTATTTTGAGAACCACTTCCCTCCCTACCATCATTTTGGCTAATTCCTTGGGGGATGTTTCACTTGTATTTACAGTTCCTATTAGTTCTCCTTTTCTGAGAACGGTTACTCTATCCGTTATCTCCATAACTTCTTTGAGTTTATGACTGATAAAGATGATCGTTTTACCTTGAGATTTTAGCTTTTTGAGTACTTCGAAAAGCTCTTTCACTTCTATTGGAGTAAGCACTGCAGTTGGTTCATCTAAAATAAGTACATCCACGTCTCTGTAGAGGGTTTTTAAAATTTCAATCCTTTGTTGGACACCAACTGGGAGGGTTTCTACAGGAACATCAAGGGAAACTTGAAAGTTTAAATCATCCATAAGCTTTTGCAGTTTTTTTCTCGCTTTTTCAACATCTATTTTAGAGAAGAGACCGTGACCCTCCATTCCCAAGATAATATTGTGGAGTCCATCAAAAACATCTACCAGCGTGAAATGCTGGTGAACCATACCAATTCCATTTGCAAGAGCATCAGCAGGACTTTTAAATCTCACTTCTTTTCCGTTCACAAGTATTTTACCCTCTGTTGGATGAAGCATTCCAGAGAGTATCTTCATTAAAGTTGTTTTTCCGGCTCCATTCTCACCCAATAACCCGTGAATCTCACCTTTTCTTACGGAAAAATCAACACCTTTAAGGGCTTTTGTGCCATCTGGATATACTTTGACAATCCCTTTCATTTCAATAATTGGTACTTCTTCCATAGATGCACCTCCTAAAAGGTTATAAAAGTTAAAAACAGGAAAGGAAAGATCAGCTGCTTTCCCATTGTTTTGCTAAGTCTTCCATTTCTTGCCAGGTTTGGGCATTTCTTATGGCTTCGATTTGTTCTTTGGTGGTTGCCATTGGGACCTTTATTTCTCCACTCTTGATCTTCTCTTCAAGCTCTGCAACGGCCTGCCATATCCAGTCTGGAACTTGTTTTCTCGTTTCCTCAAGCTTAGCAAAGAGCTCATCTTCGCTAGCGAGTCCTAGTTCTTTGAGTTTTTGCTGCTTGGTGTCTTCTGGTAATGAGTTAAACATCTCTTTGACTGCATCGATGGTGCTTACCCCAACACCTTGCTCATTAAGCCCAAGCTCCATTATTCCACCTTGCCAGTTGCCTTTAATGGCCATTTCAACAGCCTTGTAGACACCGACATCTACTCTCTTCATCATTGAAGCAATTATAACGCCTGGTTTAATCCAGTCTTGGGCTGAGTCAACACCAACAGCGAATGGGGGGCCCATCTCCTTTCCTTGGCTCTTGAGGTACTCATCAACAGCGTCAAAGACACCAAGTCCAACAGCTCCAGCTATTTGGTAAATTACCCAAGCTCCTTGTCCGAGTTGGGCTTGGGCTGCTGTCTTACCTTTAGCAGGATCTGTAAATGAACCTGTGTAAGTGTAAAGAAGATCTATTTTTACCTCATTTCCAGTTTTTTGCTTGTAGTAATCCTCGGCCCACTTAATTCCAAATCTGTAACCGCCTTCGAATTTGTAAAGAACTGGAATTTCAATACCAAGGACGGCTCCAACCTTATCCTTTCCATCGTTTGCGGCTATTAAAGCAGCAAGGGCTCCTATCAAGGCTGATCCTTCGTTTTCCTTAAATAGGATGCTTACGACATTCGGTTTGTCTGGAATAAATCCATCAACGATAGCGAACTTCTGATCTGGGAATTCATCTGCTACTTGTGTTACTGCGTCAGTCATCATAAAACCAACGGCTATTATGAGATTGTATTCTCCTGTTTGGGCGAGGCTTCTGAGGTTTGGTAAATAATCTGATTCTGTATTGCTTTGTACTTCCTTAAGCTCGAGGTTAAATTCTTTAGCTGCTTTGGATGCTCCGAGGTATGCCATGTCGTTGAAGCTTAAGTCTCCTCTTCCACCAACATCATAAACCACTGCAATCTTTCCTGCGTATTGGGGAGTGGTTGTTTGTGTCTCTGTTTTCTCTCCACCAATACACCCACTTACGGCAACACTAAACAGCAAAACTCCTATCAAAAATACTGCTAATCCTCTATTCTTCATTAGGTCGACCTCCATAATGGGGGTTATCGTATGGGAGTGAGAACAATAGAATATATATTTTATGGTTTAGGTGTGCAATTCTGCATGTTTTTAAAAGGACTACTTCTATTAACAAGGGGGAAGACTCATGCTTAAGAGGATAGCAAATCTTAAGACTGGTGTAGTTTTAGTTAGTGGGGATGCAAAGAAGCTTGCTAGGATCTTTCTTAATGCTTGGCTTTCTAGAGGAGATACTTTTCTTGTGGAGTATCTTCCTTTTGAGGTTAATTACCCAGAAAATGTTTTTATTGGGAATATCGAGGAGGGAGTAGAGTTTGATGGATATCTTATTTATTCTCTTCTCTCTAGACCAAAAATAGAGCGAAAAAAGTACTACTCTTTCATAACTGCTCATAGGGATAGGCTTATCCTTATCTACGAACCGAGGTACTTCAAAGATTCCCTTTTCAAATATGATATTAAGGAACTCATAGATTATCTTGTCTCATATAAGCGGGAAACTATGGGCATGGATAGAGTTGATGTTTATCGACTTGAAAAGGGGAGGGTCATTGAAAAGAAAAGCTATGTTAGGAGATTCTAAAAGAAATGGAATGAAAAATCTTTTAACTTTGCTTCGTATTTTTTAGTGTTAGCAATCATATGGTGAGTATCATGGGGAAGTATTTTGGCACAAGTGGAATAAGGGAAATCGTTAATGAAAAGCTAACTCCAGAACTTGCTTTAAATGTTGGGAGGGCCTTAGGGACTTATTTAGAGGAGGGAAAAGTTGTTGTCGGTATGGACACTAGAACGAGTGGTGAGATGCTAAAAAATGCCATAATTTCAGGGTTGTTGAGTACTGGTATTGATGTGATTGACATTGGTCTCTCTCCTACTCCACTCACGGGCTTTGCTATTCGACTTTATGAAGCAGATGCTGGAGTTACGATTACAGCCTCACATAATCCTTCACAATATAATGGTATTAAAGTATGGCAGCCAAATGGGATGGCCTATACAGGGGATATGGAA
Protein-coding regions in this window:
- a CDS encoding metal ABC transporter solute-binding protein, Zn/Mn family, with the translated sequence MRKIIIFLIIMLSLSSPVIAQERPLVITSIAPIAEIIREAFGESVQVEYLVPPGVDPHQYQLTPEQIEKIQKADVILTIGHLPAEEKIEEIEKEGILKGEVLGIEDYQKHGFHYLPERWYYNKNNPHGVWLDPYNALAIADAVKDVLSAFYPHESYFDIQYSLFRAKIEGMILSYQALNITGKRAIVELPSQQYAVEWMGMEVVSSIRPEEEVPARSVDELLEIAKTIDVIIYSEDSPTSLKEAAFELSRRSGVPAVEVSTTWIGKKYSEVLAQNSANILLAFKEPPYKEVPQSASLNTTYIFLSFIVGITLGAAIGVIIKK
- a CDS encoding ABC transporter permease, producing the protein MKANIKGFFKPLVESLIAIIIGMLIGAIILAFSGYSPTEAYVALFDGALGSKYGWAMTLSAATPIILTALTFGLGARTGLFNIGAEGTVYFGAIAAIIFTNILGNVLIGLLGGIIAGLVWMSIPAFLKVFRGVNEVVSTIMLNWMAYFIALYIVLQKIPNPDDPNKTIAVPVSARFPIVIRGTELSWAFVISVAAALIAYYILWHTTLGYELRVSGYNERAARYGGINPKKAVIWSFLLGGIMSGLAGATEVMGRPPSYAISQGMANIYGYGFDGIGVSLVGRNHPIGIIFSGIFFGMLKAGATAMQIEAGVPLEMVRMVQGIIVVTVAIPGLLDLLKRVVRK
- a CDS encoding BMP family lipoprotein gives rise to the protein MKNRGLAVFLIGVLLFSVAVSGCIGGEKTETQTTTPQYAGKIAVVYDVGGRGDLSFNDMAYLGASKAAKEFNLELKEVQSNTESDYLPNLRSLAQTGEYNLIIAVGFMMTDAVTQVADEFPDQKFAIVDGFIPDKPNVVSILFKENEGSALIGALAALIAANDGKDKVGAVLGIEIPVLYKFEGGYRFGIKWAEDYYKQKTGNEVKIDLLYTYTGSFTDPAKGKTAAQAQLGQGAWVIYQIAGAVGLGVFDAVDEYLKSQGKEMGPPFAVGVDSAQDWIKPGVIIASMMKRVDVGVYKAVEMAIKGNWQGGIMELGLNEQGVGVSTIDAVKEMFNSLPEDTKQQKLKELGLASEDELFAKLEETRKQVPDWIWQAVAELEEKIKSGEIKVPMATTKEQIEAIRNAQTWQEMEDLAKQWESS
- a CDS encoding ABC transporter ATP-binding protein, coding for MEEVPIIEMKGIVKVYPDGTKALKGVDFSVRKGEIHGLLGENGAGKTTLMKILSGMLHPTEGKILVNGKEVRFKSPADALANGIGMVHQHFTLVDVFDGLHNIILGMEGHGLFSKIDVEKARKKLQKLMDDLNFQVSLDVPVETLPVGVQQRIEILKTLYRDVDVLILDEPTAVLTPIEVKELFEVLKKLKSQGKTIIFISHKLKEVMEITDRVTVLRKGELIGTVNTSETSPKELAKMMVGREVVLKIEKPPKEAGKPVLQVQDLWVRGDRGQDAVKGLTFEVRAGEIFGIAGVEGNGQTELIEAISGLRKIAKGKVILNGKDITGRPPKELYDLGVAHIPEDRIHMGLVTEMSVAENSILGLHWRDTFRGPVGMLRWDKAKEHAAKLVENFEVLVPSIESPAKSLSGGNQQKLIVAREVSKQPEFIIASQPTRGVDVASTEYIRNYLIKLRNENKAVLLVSADLDEVLQLSDRMAIMYEGKFVGIVKPEEVTEEQIGLMMGGIKHES
- a CDS encoding ABC transporter permease, with amino-acid sequence MMDAVISTLIGALTTMVPLVLTSVGAVVSERAGVVNIGYEGILLMSAFFGAIFAEITGNPWIGLLGGAFVGALLGMLHGFITVYLKGDHVIPGIGVNLLALGIVAFGIPAYWGTAGQHQVPSNVRIEPLIKTAYGSLSPMVIITIVITVLTHWVLFRTPLGLRIRSVGENPEAADALGINVERYRFLATVYGATLAGLGGAFMSVDWLGTVTKQLSAGRGFIALANMVFSGWNPLRALLGGFIFGFFDNLSVWVRTTPAVQKVIPWQFVATLPYLVTLIIVAGIIGKVRVPKWDGKPYKRE